The Acidimicrobiales bacterium genome has a window encoding:
- a CDS encoding hemolysin family protein translates to MNPWALLAVVVLLFVNGYFVALEFAVVGSRRSRLEPMAEDGDRRAQRSLDAIGDLSTRLAGAQLGITVASLLLGLVGEPAVAVVFEDLFERVGLPEGLVRPASFAVALALVVFLHMLVGEMVPKNLALAHPERMLRALSGVDRAYLAVARPIVLLLNALANVGVRLLGVEPRDELAGAHTAEELAVVVAASREEGAIEDFAAELLTGVLTFAGRSVATVMVPRDEVCSIPATTTVAEAEALVVDRGHTRLPVTGPGGLDDVAGFVHAKDLLALAAPAADRPIPLRLVRRMLLVPAEQSLEDLMVTMRRTRIHFALVQGRDGETVGIVTLDDLLEELVGDIVEEIVDDDRGGTVGPDEGAPWV, encoded by the coding sequence GTGAACCCCTGGGCGCTGCTGGCCGTGGTCGTGCTCCTGTTCGTCAACGGCTACTTCGTGGCCCTCGAGTTCGCCGTCGTCGGGTCGCGCCGGAGCCGCCTCGAGCCGATGGCCGAGGACGGTGACCGACGCGCCCAACGGTCGCTCGACGCGATCGGCGACCTCAGCACCCGCTTGGCCGGGGCCCAGCTCGGCATCACCGTCGCGTCCCTGTTGCTCGGGCTCGTGGGCGAGCCCGCCGTGGCGGTCGTGTTCGAGGACCTCTTCGAGCGGGTGGGGCTGCCGGAGGGGCTGGTGCGTCCGGCATCGTTCGCGGTGGCGCTGGCGCTGGTCGTGTTCCTGCACATGCTCGTCGGGGAGATGGTGCCGAAGAACCTCGCCCTGGCCCACCCCGAGCGGATGCTGCGAGCCCTGTCCGGCGTCGACCGCGCCTACCTCGCGGTGGCCCGGCCGATCGTGCTGCTCCTCAACGCGCTGGCCAACGTGGGGGTGCGCCTCCTCGGCGTCGAGCCACGGGACGAGCTGGCCGGCGCGCACACCGCCGAGGAGCTGGCGGTCGTCGTCGCGGCGTCCCGCGAGGAGGGGGCCATCGAGGACTTCGCCGCCGAGCTGCTCACCGGCGTGCTCACGTTCGCCGGTCGCTCGGTCGCCACCGTGATGGTCCCCAGGGACGAGGTGTGCTCGATCCCGGCGACGACCACCGTCGCCGAGGCCGAGGCCCTCGTGGTCGACCGGGGCCACACCCGCCTCCCGGTCACCGGACCGGGGGGGCTCGACGACGTGGCGGGCTTCGTCCACGCCAAGGACCTGCTGGCCCTGGCGGCCCCGGCGGCCGACCGTCCGATCCCGCTGCGGCTCGTCCGGCGCATGCTCCTCGTCCCCGCCGAGCAGTCGCTGGAGGACCTGATGGTCACGATGCGACGCACCCGGATCCACTTCGCGCTCGTGCAGGGTCGGGACGGCGAGACGGTGGGGATCGTCACCCTCGACGACCTGCTCGAGGAGCTCGTCGGCGACATCGTCGAGGAGATCGTCGACGACGACCGCGGCGGGACCGTGGGCCCCGACGAGGGCGCGCCGTGGGTGTGA
- a CDS encoding hemolysin family protein translates to MAANAFFVAAEFALVAADRTKIERAMVAGSRRARIADGLLRALSFQLSGAQFGITVTSVILGFLAQPVVAQLIEPLLEPFIGERAVAGVALVVALVLTTSVQMVVGELVPKSLAIARPEATTLFLAPSVRIYGIVAGPVLRVLNGTANAIVRALGVEPREELSNVRSLTELLVMVETSTEEGTLPDGASALLTRSIRFGSKTADDALIPRVDVVALPVDATVDELVAVSVESGHSRFPIYGTDLDDVRGIVHVRRAHTVPRAGRRSVTVGELMVPALGVPESRELDDVLVDLRRARTHMAVVVDEYGGTAGILTLEDVLEEIVGEIDDEHDRPAALTHVRRRGEFVVDGTYHLDEVLDLCGLELPEGGYETVAGFVLDRLGRIPAEGEGVDEGEWRIEVVTMDRRRIAEVRLAPRNGVHDGGAAS, encoded by the coding sequence ATCGCCGCCAACGCGTTCTTCGTCGCGGCCGAGTTCGCCCTCGTCGCCGCGGACCGCACGAAGATCGAGCGGGCCATGGTCGCGGGCAGCCGTCGGGCGCGCATCGCCGACGGCCTGTTGCGGGCCCTGTCGTTCCAGCTGAGCGGGGCGCAGTTCGGGATCACCGTCACGTCGGTGATCCTCGGCTTCCTCGCCCAGCCGGTGGTCGCCCAGCTGATCGAGCCCCTGCTCGAGCCGTTCATCGGCGAACGGGCCGTCGCCGGGGTCGCCCTGGTGGTGGCGCTGGTCCTCACCACCTCCGTGCAGATGGTGGTGGGCGAGCTCGTCCCGAAGAGCCTCGCCATCGCCCGGCCCGAGGCCACGACGTTGTTCTTGGCCCCGTCGGTGCGCATCTACGGCATCGTCGCCGGGCCCGTGCTCCGGGTGCTCAACGGGACGGCCAACGCCATCGTGCGGGCGCTCGGTGTCGAGCCCCGAGAGGAGCTGTCCAACGTCCGGTCGCTCACCGAGCTGCTCGTCATGGTGGAGACCTCCACGGAGGAGGGGACGCTTCCCGACGGGGCCAGCGCCCTGCTCACCCGGTCGATCCGGTTCGGGTCCAAGACCGCCGACGACGCCCTCATCCCGCGCGTCGACGTCGTCGCCCTGCCCGTCGACGCCACGGTGGACGAGCTGGTCGCGGTGTCGGTGGAGTCGGGCCACAGCCGGTTCCCCATCTACGGCACCGACCTCGACGACGTGAGGGGGATCGTGCACGTGCGCCGGGCCCACACGGTGCCGCGGGCCGGTCGGCGGTCCGTCACCGTGGGCGAGCTGATGGTCCCGGCGCTCGGCGTGCCCGAGAGCCGGGAGCTCGACGACGTGCTCGTCGACCTGCGTCGGGCCCGCACGCACATGGCGGTGGTCGTCGACGAGTACGGGGGGACCGCCGGCATCCTCACCCTGGAGGACGTGCTCGAGGAGATCGTCGGGGAGATCGACGACGAACACGACCGCCCGGCCGCCCTCACCCACGTGCGACGACGGGGCGAGTTCGTCGTGGACGGCACCTACCACCTGGACGAGGTGCTCGACCTGTGCGGCCTGGAGCTCCCCGAGGGCGGGTACGAGACCGTGGCCGGCTTCGTGCTCGACCGCCTCGGACGCATCCCGGCCGAGGGCGAGGGCGTTGACGAGGGGGAGTGGCGCATCGAGGTCGTGACGATGGACCGCCGCCGCATCGCCGAGGTGCGCCTGGCGCCCCGCAACGGCGTTCACGACGGGGGGGCGGCGTCGTGA
- a CDS encoding ATP-binding cassette domain-containing protein translates to MTGPPPDAPEGPALAMREVGLVRDGRHLLRDVTWTVGPDERWVVMGRNGSGKSSLLRIASLYLHPSEGTVDVLGERLGRTDVRRLRTRIGLASAAMADMLRPDLTPTDVVMTAKNAALEPWWHRYDEADRRRATACLADVGIEALADRSFGSLSSGERQRVLLARTLMTDPGLLLLDEPTAGLDLEGREVLVEGLATLASRPDSAPIVLVTHHVEEIPEGFTHVLLLDAGEVQAAGEIGDVLTAATLSACFGKELGLERRHGRWWAWGRR, encoded by the coding sequence ATGACCGGTCCTCCGCCCGACGCCCCCGAGGGTCCCGCCCTGGCGATGCGCGAGGTCGGGCTGGTGCGCGACGGACGTCATCTGCTCCGCGACGTGACGTGGACGGTGGGACCCGACGAGCGATGGGTCGTGATGGGCCGCAACGGTTCGGGCAAGTCGTCGTTGCTGCGGATCGCCTCGCTCTACCTCCACCCGAGCGAGGGAACGGTCGACGTGCTCGGCGAGCGCCTGGGGCGCACCGACGTCCGACGGCTCCGAACCCGCATCGGCCTGGCCAGCGCGGCGATGGCCGACATGTTGCGCCCCGACCTCACGCCCACCGACGTCGTGATGACGGCCAAGAACGCCGCGCTCGAGCCGTGGTGGCACCGCTACGACGAAGCGGACCGCCGCCGGGCGACCGCCTGCCTCGCCGACGTGGGGATCGAGGCGTTGGCCGACCGGTCGTTCGGCTCGCTGTCCTCCGGTGAGCGCCAACGCGTCCTGCTGGCCCGCACGCTGATGACGGATCCCGGGCTGCTGCTGCTCGACGAGCCCACCGCAGGGCTCGACCTCGAAGGTCGAGAGGTCCTCGTCGAAGGGCTCGCCACGCTGGCGTCACGGCCCGACTCGGCCCCCATCGTGCTCGTCACCCACCACGTGGAGGAGATCCCGGAGGGGTTCACCCACGTGCTGCTCCTCGACGCCGGGGAGGTGCAGGCCGCCGGCGAGATCGGCGACGTGCTCACCGCGGCGACGTTGTCCGCGTGCTTCGGCAAGGAGCTCGGCCTGGAGCGGCGCCACGGCCGCTGGTGGGCCTGGGGGCGCCGCTGA